One Spinacia oleracea cultivar Varoflay chromosome 4, BTI_SOV_V1, whole genome shotgun sequence DNA segment encodes these proteins:
- the LOC110803343 gene encoding uncharacterized protein, which yields MNVMQRNPYARFFRSLQEMEVHEDTQILLNKNTVLNQNVYNAPTSDEVAVIWSESTSSSTSRSPHILVSGKSNSSHRIMHYYGCYDALQYPLLFPFGDCGWHQGLKKMSTGGQQQLATHQDPVLSCAVHTVEDFLAQEDNLAHQGREGSAKHISCREYYAYKLQIRPCNMLLRAGRCFQQYIVDMYVKIENTRLDFFRKNQQTIRADLYQGILDTVESGENSAANVGHRVVLPPSFLGGPRDMKKRYLNAMSLVKKYGKPDLFLTMTCNPNWPEIKQELAVGEEAQNRPDLVSRIFRAKLIALKHHIMKKKIFGEVAAMIYVVEFQKRGLPHAHFLVILKPNSKIRSPADFDKFVSAEIPPLANPHLRKIVLQHMMHGPCGQLNPDCACMKRKGNEGHCKYGYPKKFAAETTNSSDGYPLYKRIDTGESVCIRRVNMDNRSVIPYNPYLSSLFDCHLNVEVCSTIMAVKYLYKYVYKGHDRISFNVQDGSTAIVDEIQQYQAGRWVSPCEAAWRIFGFDLFEMFPSVLPLQIHLPNLQTIQVMPHENLDEIILNDKRSRTQLTEFFRMNAATPDGTGYTYAEFPEHYKWEGKEWKKRSNKTVVVGRLTFVAPAEGERYFLRLLLMHVDSPRSFDHLRTVDGYKCATFQETALRLKLLEEDNAVDLCLAEACEVQMPTAFRQLFSTVLIFCQPSDPNALWLKYYDALSEDYRHQYPSSDSRSRELTVRSVEQSLEAMGKSFRDFGLQHLNDFQDEEFRRTKDIIDALDAPIPRDCIDARNTLNQAQQEAFDSIIDHVLKGKPGAFFIDGPGGTGKTFLYNALYAEVRLMNKIVLPTATSGIAASNIPSGRTAHSRFKIPIDSDASLACDVPKQGSLACLLKETSLIIWDEASMARKENVESLDMLLRDLCDENTLFGGKLVVFGGDFRQVLPVLPRKTQREAVAASLVSSVLWPRFIRFNLTENVRAREDPYFSAFLLSLGNGELQTGENDLVQLPMQIVHPSEVASDPIAELTAIAFPEVDVCRSTPGNFTTTAILTPLNEDVDDINATLIDKFPGESVMYRSFDTVLDDNSAIYPPEFIHTLCPGGMSPYKLVLKKNCPVLLLRNILPSSGLCNGTRMICKNFYPNLIECMITTGQHSGSHVFIPRIRLRPSASSNYPFQFQRKQFPIKLSFAMTINKSQGQTLSQVSIYLPQPCFSHGQLYVALSRARKACNVKVVSKQSPGHQPEHHVRNVISYDVLRLAGII from the exons CAAGAAATGGAGGTCCATGAAGATACCCAGATTTTACTTAACAAAAACACTGTGCTAAATCAGAATGTCTATAACGCTCCTACATCCGATGAAGTTGCAGTCATTTGGTCTGAAAGCACATCTTCCAGTACAAGTAGAAGTCCACATATATTGGTTTCCGGAAAATCAAACAGTTCCCATAGAATAATGCATTATTATGGTTGTTATGATGCACTTCAGTATCCGCTCTTATTTCCATTTGGAGATTGTGGATGGCATCAAGGGCTTAAAAAGATGTCAACGGGTGGGCAACAACAGCTTGCCACTCATCAGGATCCTGTCTTATCGTGTGCTGTCCACACTGTTGAAGACTTCTTGGCTCAAGAAGATAACC TTGCTCATCAAGGTCGGGAAGGATCAGCTAAGCATATCTCTTGCAGAGAGTATTATGCTTATAAGCTTCAGATACGCCCTTGTAACATGCTGCTAAGGGCAGGGAGGTGCTTCCAACAGTACATTGTTGACATGTACGTGAAGATTGAAAACACTCGCTTGGACTTTTTCCGAAAGAACCAGCAAACTATCAGGGCAGATTTGTACCAAGGTATACTCGACACTGTCGAGAGCGGTGAAAACAGTGCAGCTAATGTGGGGCATCGAGTTGTGTTACCACCAAGTTTTCTGGGGGGGCCTAGGGATATGAAAAAGAGGTATTTGAATGCGATGTCCTTAGTTAAGAAGTATGGGAAGCCTGATTTGTTCCTTACAATGACGTGCAATCCTAATTGGCCAGAGATTAAACAAGAGTTGGCTGTCGGAGAGGAGGCACAAAACCGGCCAGATTTAGTTTCAAGGATTTTCCGTGCTAAACTGATAGCGCTAAAACACCATatcatgaaaaaaaaaatatttggtGAAGTTGCTGCTATGATATATGTTGTTGAGTTCCAGAAACGGGGGTTGCCGCACGCTCATTTCCTTGTTATCCTTAAACCCAATTCTAAGATTAGAAGCCCTGCTGACTTTGATAAGTTTGTTTCTGCTGAGATCCCTCCTCTTGCCAACCCTCACTTGAGGAAGATTGTTCTTCAACACATGATGCATGGCCCATGTGGACAACTGAACCCTGATTGTGCGTGCATGAAACGGAAAGGTAATGAGGGGCACTGCAAGTATGGATATCCGAAAAAATTTGCTGCCGAGACAACTAACAGCAGCGATGGATACCCACTTTATAAAAGGATAGATACTGGAGAAAGTGTTTGTATTCGCAGGGTTAATATGGATAACAGGTCAGTTATTCCGTATAACCCGTACCTATCATCACTTTTTGATTGCCACTTAAACGTTGAGGTTTGTTCGACCATAATGGCAGTCAAATACCTGTACAAATATGTGTACAAGGGCCATGACAGGATCTCATTCAACGTGCAGGATGGTAGCACTGCTATTGTTGATGAGATACAACAGTACCAGGCTGGGAGGTGGGTTTCCCCGTGTGAGGCAGCATGGAGAATTTTCGGGTTCGATCTGTTTGAGATGTTTCCATCGGTGTTGCCTCTGCAAATACATCTGCCTAACTTGCAGACAATCCAGGTAATGCCTCATGAGAATTTAGACGAGATCATTTTAAATGATAAAAGATCTCGAACTCAACTTACAGAATTCTTTAGGATGAATGCTGCCACACCTGATGGAACGGGCTATACATATGCAGAATTTCCAGAGCATTATAAGTGGGAGGGTAAAGAATGGAAAAAAAGAAGCAACAAGACCGTTGTTGTTGGCAGGCTCACTTTTGTAGCACCTGCTGAAGGGGAACGTTACTTCCTCAGATTATTACTGATGCATGTGGATAGCCCGCGATCCTTTGATCATCTCCGAACTGTTGATGGATATAAGTGTGCCACTTTTCAGGAGACAGCTCTGCGGCTGAAATTGCTAGAGGAAGACAACGCTGTCGACTTGTGCTTAGCTGAAGCGTGTGAAGTGCAAATGCCGACTGCATTCCGACAGCTCTTTTCAACAGTGCTGATCTTCTGCCAGCCAAGTGACCCCAATGCCCTTTGGTTAAAATACTACGACGCTCTCTCTGAAGATTATAGGCACCAGTATCCGAGTTCTGATAGCAGGTCAAGGGAGCTCACTGTTAGATCTGTTGAGCAATCTCTTGAAGCAATGGGGAAATCATTTAGAGACTTTGGCCTACAACATTTAAATGATTTTCAAGATGAAGAGTTCAGGCGAACAAAAGACATTATCGATGCACTTGATGCACCGATACCTCGGGACTGTATTGATGCCCGTAACACATTAAACCAAGCACAGCAGGAGGCATTTGACAGCATTATTGACCACGTTCTTAAAGGGAAACCTGGTGCATTCTTCATAGACGGGCCCGGAGGAACAGGTAAAACCTTCCTATACAATGCTCTCTATGCAGAGGTTCGTTTGATGAACAAGATTGTCCTACCAACTGCGACATCTGGAATTGCAGCATCAAATATACCTTCTGGGAGGACTGCTCACTCTCGGTTTAAAATACCGATAGATTCtgatgcttcccttgcttgcgATGTTCCTAAACAGGGCAGTCTTGCATGTTTACTAAAAGAGACATCGTTGATTATTTGGGACGAAGCTTCAATGGCAAGGAAAGAAAATGTTGAGTCATTAGACATGCTTCTACGAGACTTGTGTGATGAGAATACCCTTTTTGGTGGCAAGCTTGTGGTTTTTGGTGGCGACTTCCGTCAGGTCCTGCCCGTCCTACCCCGCAAAACACAGCGAGAAGCTGTTGCTGCTAGCTTAGTGAGTTCTGTTCTTTGGCCTCGGTTCATTAGGTTCAATCTCACTGAAAATGTTCGGGCAAGAGAAGATCCCTACTTTTCTGCGTTTTTGCTTTCTCTTGGAAATGGTGAGCTGCAAACCGGCGAGAATGACCTTGTGCAATTGCCAATGCAGATAGTACACCCATCTGAGGTCGCTTCTGATCCTATTGCCGAACTGACTGCAATTGCATTTCCCGAGGTAGATGTTTGCAGGTCCACCCCAGGCAATTTCACAACAACGGCTATACTGACCCCCCTGAATGAAgatgttgatgatatcaatgctACCCTGATAGACAAATTCCCTGGAGAATCTGTTATGTACAGGAGTTTTGATACAGTTCTTGATGATAATAGCGCGATCTATCCTCCTGAATTTATACACACCCTCTGCCCAGGTGGAATGAGCCCATACAAGCTCGTCTTGAAGAAAAATTGTCCAGTTCTTCTGCTTCGCAATATCCTGCCTTCGTCTGGCCTGTGCAATGGGACACGTATGATATGCAAGAATTTCTACCCGAATCTGATTGAATGCATGATCACGACTGGGCAGCACAGCGGAAGCCATGTTTTTATACCCCGAATTAGGCTTCGGCCGTCTGCATCTTCCAATTATCCTTTCCAATTTCAGAGGAAACAATTCCCTATAAAACTAAGCTTTGCAATGACGATAAACAAGTCACAAGGGCAAACACTAAGCCAAGTCTCCATCTATCTTCCCCAGCCGTGTTTCTCCCATGGTCAGCTTTATGTGGCATTGTCTCGTGCTAGAAAAGCATGTAACGTCAAAGTTGTTTCAAAACAATCTCCGGGACACCAACCTGAGCACCATGTTAGAAATGTCATCTCTTATGATGTGCTCAGATTAGCCGGTATCATATGA
- the LOC130471979 gene encoding uncharacterized protein, giving the protein MKPERVYLDQLTEKSKGYKVKVKVVEKGPERNSPSKGILFQGLVMEDDKGNRMRAALFGNQIDVYKEAIEHLGSYEIANATIKASDEYWKAKDAKYGLLGYQMSFGSQAVIQRMNAESGPVLPEYQCLATIPRVYDPTDRFDIVAVVLYLEEEARKVTGFEQREYLVREIVVTDHSNEQPITITVWNELTGEHCKPLSSWAEQFTVFGFTALRGSFHKGFSLGSTMSTRIITDPKGERADALREWVKNRTDWLSDRQARVLDVRNPTKEKVIITLDSLKLKRPYNTLQEQRHWLRVTIPNPQMSTINAYLGCSACGRRGDIPAGTSYTCTRCKADTVSTPKITYNFVASDGTGTMECTSFTEDSEKLFRMTAADTFRMKNSNDAATFEQLQEMLKSNHFLLEVGPTMGLSKNGVLEWCLKSIDLESGEAQAENVEHHFADQQAEQGPSASQVLAQATIARQQLEQPTLRRKNPEQAMVTGKQPEQGAIPQKKLKQAQAENVEHRFADQQAEQGPSASQVLAQATIARQQLEQPTLRRKNPEQAMVTGKQPEQGAIPQKKLKQAQAENVEHHFADQQAEQGPSASQVLAQATIARQQLEQPTLRRKNPEQAMVTGKQPEQGAIPQKKLKQEFIAELHAAQGSIARQSDEEEDDSSGK; this is encoded by the exons ATGAAGCCTGAACGCGTGTATCTGGATCAGCTAACCGAAAAAAGCAAGGGCTACAAGGTTAAGGTCAAGGTCGTAGAGAAAGGACCGGAAAGGAACTCTCCTTCAAAGGGAATCCTATTCCAAGGACTTGTGATGGAAGATGACAAG GGAAATCGAATGCGTGCTGCACTTTTTGGAAATCAAATTGATGTCTACAAGGAAGCTATTGAACACTTAGGGAGTTATGAGATAGCTAATGCTACGATTAAAGCCAGCGATGAATATTGGAAAGCCAAAGACGCGAAATACGGTCTGCTTGGATACCAGATGAGCTTTGGCTCACAGGCGGTAATCCAACGAATGAATGCTGAGTCAGGGCCAGTATTACCGGAATACCAATGCCTAGCCACCATCCCAAGAGTGTATGATCCAACTGACAGATTTG ATATTGTTGCTGTTGTTCTATACCTCGAAGAAGAAGCACGGAAAGTCACTGGATTTGAACAACGCGAATACTTAGTTCGTGAAATTGTGGTGACAGACCATAG CAATGAGCAGCCAATCACAATTACTGTTTGGAACGAGCTGACTGGAGAACATTGCAAACCGCTCTCCTCATGGGCAGAACAGTTCACTGTTTTTGGATTCACGGCTTTGAGAGGCAGCTTTCATAAAG GATTTTCCCTTGGTTCCACCATGTCTACTAGAATCATTACTGATCCAAAAGGAGAAAGAGCAGACGCATTGAGGGAATG GGTCAAAAATCGCACCGACTGGCTGAGTGACAGGCAAGCAAGGGTATTGGATGTCAGGAACCCTACGAAAGAGAAGGTGATCATCACACTGGACTCCCTGAAGCTAAAAAGG CCTTACAACACCTTGCAAGAGCAACGCCATTGGCTCAGGGTTACAATACCCAACCCTCAAATGAGCACGATCAATGCATACCTGGGGTGCTCTGCTTGTGGACGGCGTGGAGACATTCCAGCAGGGACATCCTACACTTGCACCAGATGTAAGGCAGATACCGTGTCTACTCCAAA GATTACCTACAATTTCGTGGCATCTGATGGGACTGGCACAATGGAATGCACCTCGTTCACTGAAGATTCTGAAAAGTTGTTCAGGATGACGGCTGCAGACACGTTCAGGATGAAGAACAGC AATGATGCAGCGACCTTTGAACAGCTCCAGGAAATGCTCAAGTCCAACCACTTTCTGCTGGAAGTCGGTCCAACAATGGGTCTTTCAAAGAACGGCGTGCTTGAATGGTGCTTGAAATCGATTGATTTGGAATCTGGGGAGGCCCAAGCAGAAAATGTTGAGCATCACTTTGCTGATCAGCAGGCTGAACAGGGTCCGAGTGCCAGCCAGGTGCTTGCACAAGCAACGATTGCTAGGCAGCAGCTTGAACAACCAACGCTTCGTAGGAAGAACCCTGAGCAAGCAATGGTTACTGGGAAGCAGCCAGAGCAAGGAGCcattcctcaaaagaaactgAAGCAGGCCCAAGCAGAAAATGTTGAGCATCGCTTTGCTGATCAGCAGGCTGAACAGGGTCCGAGTGCCAGCCAGGTGCTTGCACAAGCAACGATTGCTAGGCAGCAGCTTGAACAACCAACGCTTCGTAGGAAGAACCCTGAGCAAGCAATGGTTACTGGGAAGCAGCCAGAGCAAGGAGCcattcctcaaaagaaactgAAGCAGGCCCAAGCAGAAAATGTTGAGCATCACTTTGCTGATCAGCAGGCTGAACAGGGTCCGAGTGCCAGCCAGGTGCTTGCACAAGCAACAATTGCTAGGCAGCAGCTTGAACAACCAACACTTCGTAGGAAGAACCCTGAGCAAGCAATGGTTACTGGGAAGCAGCCAGAGCAAGGAGCcattcctcaaaagaaactgAAGCAGGAATTCATAGCTGAGCTCCATGCTGCACAGGGGAGTATTGCAAGACAATCAGACGAAGAGGAGGATGACTCCTCTGGTAAGTAA
- the LOC110794401 gene encoding uncharacterized membrane protein At3g27390 — protein MAEAKVIIKYIAYAIFFIPICIILLLLGLVKSAIFNPFVFLVIAFGVTGVVIGLWPCHLFYSIYCIIRTKKFGPFMKIALILLSPLPIAIWTVVGVLGSVVMAKYYAFVWPVMETFRAISTEGSVPQKLFRCLTNGTWSNVWGACTIVRDFADFSFHSFFSVMDGLLESNEEEPIELKVLQLPGCVLSAALGIVVDVIFIPLITLYKSPLLLFKGWHRLVQDLVGREGPFLETVCVPFAGLLILLWPIAVVVAIVCGVLSSIGFGCYAAVVAYQEESTKKGLLYAIASVSIFDEYTNDLLYLREGSCFPRPNYRGGESSSFSLLPVKGLHEQLDGVYKKEPLLRTTSAKKRALNSIMIWDNFFKGCEQAGKDLLTKGAITTADLSAWQQSKNNQIINVGVPAYVLVDCLLRSIKSGSTGFLLGNNVEMTGLNRPEGKVFDWLFEPMSIMKEQLRNLKLTESEELYLSKLSLYRGDTARMAAWDNGGAPPREEIRRAQLEGLSRRLQGFCLTISRLPTSRRKFIQVDKEIAQELNRGSISLGSGAV, from the exons ATGGCAGAAGCAAAAGTCATCATCAAGTACATTGCTTATGCCATCTTCTTCATCCCTATCTGTATCATTCTTTTGCTGCTTGGACTTGTCAAAA GTGCAATATTCAACCCCTTTGTGTTTCTAGTGATAGCTTTTGGGGTTACTGGTGTTGTAATTGGGTTATGGCCTTGCCATCTCTTTTACAGCATCTATTGCATAATCAG GACCAAGAAATTTGGGCCATTTATGAAGATTGCGTTGATCTTGCTGTCACCCCTACCAATTGCAATATGGACAGTGGTTGGGGTGCTGGGCAGTGTGGTAATGGCAAAATATTATGCTTTTGTTTGGCCTGTTATGGAAACTTTTAGGGCAATTAGTACGGAAGGTTCAGTTCCTCAGAAGTTGTTCAGATGCTTAACG AATGGTACTTGGAGCAATGTATGGGGAGCGTGCACTATTGTGCGCGATTTTGCAGACTTCTCCTTCCATTCTTTTTTCTCTGTGATGGATGGATTGCTCGAATCAAACGAAGAGGAGCCCATTGAACTCAA AGTTTTGCAGCTTCCAGGGTGTGTTTTAAGTGCTGCTCTTGGAATTGTGGTGGATGTTATTTTTATTCCTTTGATAACACTTTACAAATCTCCGCTATTACTTTTTAAAGGATGGCATCGTTTGGTACAAGATCTTGTGGGGAGAGAAGGACCCTTCCTTGAAACTGTTTGTGTCCCCTTTGCCGGACTTCTTATCCTCTTGTGGCCAATTGCTGTCGTTGTAGCTATTGTGTGCGGTGTTCTTTCAAGCATTGGATTCGGTTGCTATGCTGCTGTAGTGGCATATCAG GAAGAATCTACAAAGAAAGGATTGCTCTATGCCATAGCATCAGTGTCTATTTTCGACGAGTACACTAACGACCTTCTTTATTTGAGAGAAGGTTCTTGTTTTCCAAG ACCTAATTATCGAGGAGGAGAAAGTTCCAGTTTTTCTTTACTTCCCGTAAAAGGACTACATGAACAACTCGATGGTGTGTACAAAAAGGAGCCTCTTCTGAGGACAACTTCAGCAAAGAAGAGAGCATTAAATTCCATTATG ATATGGGACAATTTCTTCAAAGGGTGTGAGCAAGCTGGAAAAGATCTTCTTACAAAAGGAGCTATCACAACTGCAGATTTAAGCGCGTGGCAACAGTCAAAGAACAACCAGATTATCAATGTAGGAGTTCCTGCTTATGTATTAGTGGATTGCTTGCTTCGCTCTATTAAAAGTGGCTCAACAGGATTTCTTTTGG GTAACAATGTAGAGATGACAGGTCTGAACAGGCCCGAGGGAAAGGTGTTTGATTGGTTATTTGAACCAATGAGTATCATGAAAGAACAGCTTAGAAACCTGAAATTGACAGAGTCTGAAGAGTTGTATCTCTCCAAGTTGTCTCTTTACCGTGGAGATACAGCAAGGATGGCAGCTTGGGACAATGGTGGTGCGCCTCCACGTGAAGAAATCAGGAGAGCACAATTAGAGGGTTTAAGTAGAAG GCTGCAGGGCTTCTGTTTGACAATCTCAAGGCTGCCAACATCTCGGCGAAAATTCATTCAAGTTGACAAGGAAATTGCTCAAGAATTAAACCGAGGGTCAATTTCTTTAGGATCAGGAGCAGTATGA
- the LOC110794402 gene encoding B3 domain-containing protein REM20 isoform X1, whose translation MMPDYVTQNLPEVFKSQMGSSSDKHPQFFKVFQPQTSSENLMLPPAFESKLSGEIPSRVVLKKNKKIWLINVVRIDGRLHFEGAWSKFVLDNSLSFGEFMVFKYNGQRTFDVLILGRDGCEKESGNTEETEDSEEEPVVKHVDDDDDDYGNAEETEESEEEHVKHVDDDYEEDEDDEDEDEDDDDDDYTMPKHFLPKYNYNSVQGKTNSIWG comes from the exons ATGATGCCGGACTATGTTACTCAGAATCTGCCGGAAGTGTTCAAAAGCCAG ATGGGTTCTTCATCCGACAAACACCCACAATTCTTCAAAGTGTTTCAACCACAAACTTCTTCTGAAAATTTG ATGCTCCCACCTGCATTTGAAAGCAAGTTATCTGGAGAAATACCAAGTAGAGTGgtcttgaaaaaaaataaaaaaatatggtTGATTAATGTGGTTAGAATTGATGGTAGATTACACTTTGAAGGAGCCTGGTCTAAGTTTGTGTTGGATAATTCCTTAAGTTTTGGGGAATTTATGGTGTTTAAGTATAATGGACAACGTACTTTCGACGTTTTGATCCTTGGGAGAGATGGATGTGAGAAGGAATCCGGTAACACGGAGGAGACTGAAGATTCAGAGGAAGAACCAGTAGTTAAACAtgtagatgatgatgatgatgattacgGTAACGCGGAGGAGACTGAAGAATCAGAGGAAGAACATGTAAAACATGTAGATGATGATTACGAGGAggatgaagatgatgaggatgaagatgaagatgatgatgatgatgattacaCAATGCCTAAACACTTTTTACCCAAGTACAATTACAACT CTGTGCAAGGCAAAACCAATTCAATTTGGGGATGA
- the LOC110794402 gene encoding B3 domain-containing protein REM20 isoform X3 yields the protein MMPDYVTQNLPEVFKSQMLPPAFESKLSGEIPSRVVLKKNKKIWLINVVRIDGRLHFEGAWSKFVLDNSLSFGEFMVFKYNGQRTFDVLILGRDGCEKESGNTEETEDSEEEPVVKHVDDDDDDYGNAEETEESEEEHVKHVDDDYEEDEDDEDEDEDDDDDDYTMPKHFLPKYNYNSVQGKTNSIWG from the exons ATGATGCCGGACTATGTTACTCAGAATCTGCCGGAAGTGTTCAAAAGCCAG ATGCTCCCACCTGCATTTGAAAGCAAGTTATCTGGAGAAATACCAAGTAGAGTGgtcttgaaaaaaaataaaaaaatatggtTGATTAATGTGGTTAGAATTGATGGTAGATTACACTTTGAAGGAGCCTGGTCTAAGTTTGTGTTGGATAATTCCTTAAGTTTTGGGGAATTTATGGTGTTTAAGTATAATGGACAACGTACTTTCGACGTTTTGATCCTTGGGAGAGATGGATGTGAGAAGGAATCCGGTAACACGGAGGAGACTGAAGATTCAGAGGAAGAACCAGTAGTTAAACAtgtagatgatgatgatgatgattacgGTAACGCGGAGGAGACTGAAGAATCAGAGGAAGAACATGTAAAACATGTAGATGATGATTACGAGGAggatgaagatgatgaggatgaagatgaagatgatgatgatgatgattacaCAATGCCTAAACACTTTTTACCCAAGTACAATTACAACT CTGTGCAAGGCAAAACCAATTCAATTTGGGGATGA
- the LOC110794402 gene encoding B3 domain-containing protein REM20 isoform X2: protein MGSSSDKHPQFFKVFQPQTSSENLMLPPAFESKLSGEIPSRVVLKKNKKIWLINVVRIDGRLHFEGAWSKFVLDNSLSFGEFMVFKYNGQRTFDVLILGRDGCEKESGNTEETEDSEEEPVVKHVDDDDDDYGNAEETEESEEEHVKHVDDDYEEDEDDEDEDEDDDDDDYTMPKHFLPKYNYNSVQGKTNSIWG from the exons ATGGGTTCTTCATCCGACAAACACCCACAATTCTTCAAAGTGTTTCAACCACAAACTTCTTCTGAAAATTTG ATGCTCCCACCTGCATTTGAAAGCAAGTTATCTGGAGAAATACCAAGTAGAGTGgtcttgaaaaaaaataaaaaaatatggtTGATTAATGTGGTTAGAATTGATGGTAGATTACACTTTGAAGGAGCCTGGTCTAAGTTTGTGTTGGATAATTCCTTAAGTTTTGGGGAATTTATGGTGTTTAAGTATAATGGACAACGTACTTTCGACGTTTTGATCCTTGGGAGAGATGGATGTGAGAAGGAATCCGGTAACACGGAGGAGACTGAAGATTCAGAGGAAGAACCAGTAGTTAAACAtgtagatgatgatgatgatgattacgGTAACGCGGAGGAGACTGAAGAATCAGAGGAAGAACATGTAAAACATGTAGATGATGATTACGAGGAggatgaagatgatgaggatgaagatgaagatgatgatgatgatgattacaCAATGCCTAAACACTTTTTACCCAAGTACAATTACAACT CTGTGCAAGGCAAAACCAATTCAATTTGGGGATGA
- the LOC110794402 gene encoding B3 domain-containing protein At4g34400 isoform X4, whose product MMENWKYLMLPPAFESKLSGEIPSRVVLKKNKKIWLINVVRIDGRLHFEGAWSKFVLDNSLSFGEFMVFKYNGQRTFDVLILGRDGCEKESGNTEETEDSEEEPVVKHVDDDDDDYGNAEETEESEEEHVKHVDDDYEEDEDDEDEDEDDDDDDYTMPKHFLPKYNYNSVQGKTNSIWG is encoded by the exons ATGATGGAAAACTGGAAGTATCTG ATGCTCCCACCTGCATTTGAAAGCAAGTTATCTGGAGAAATACCAAGTAGAGTGgtcttgaaaaaaaataaaaaaatatggtTGATTAATGTGGTTAGAATTGATGGTAGATTACACTTTGAAGGAGCCTGGTCTAAGTTTGTGTTGGATAATTCCTTAAGTTTTGGGGAATTTATGGTGTTTAAGTATAATGGACAACGTACTTTCGACGTTTTGATCCTTGGGAGAGATGGATGTGAGAAGGAATCCGGTAACACGGAGGAGACTGAAGATTCAGAGGAAGAACCAGTAGTTAAACAtgtagatgatgatgatgatgattacgGTAACGCGGAGGAGACTGAAGAATCAGAGGAAGAACATGTAAAACATGTAGATGATGATTACGAGGAggatgaagatgatgaggatgaagatgaagatgatgatgatgatgattacaCAATGCCTAAACACTTTTTACCCAAGTACAATTACAACT CTGTGCAAGGCAAAACCAATTCAATTTGGGGATGA
- the LOC110794402 gene encoding B3 domain-containing protein REM20 isoform X5, producing MLPPAFESKLSGEIPSRVVLKKNKKIWLINVVRIDGRLHFEGAWSKFVLDNSLSFGEFMVFKYNGQRTFDVLILGRDGCEKESGNTEETEDSEEEPVVKHVDDDDDDYGNAEETEESEEEHVKHVDDDYEEDEDDEDEDEDDDDDDYTMPKHFLPKYNYNSVQGKTNSIWG from the exons ATGCTCCCACCTGCATTTGAAAGCAAGTTATCTGGAGAAATACCAAGTAGAGTGgtcttgaaaaaaaataaaaaaatatggtTGATTAATGTGGTTAGAATTGATGGTAGATTACACTTTGAAGGAGCCTGGTCTAAGTTTGTGTTGGATAATTCCTTAAGTTTTGGGGAATTTATGGTGTTTAAGTATAATGGACAACGTACTTTCGACGTTTTGATCCTTGGGAGAGATGGATGTGAGAAGGAATCCGGTAACACGGAGGAGACTGAAGATTCAGAGGAAGAACCAGTAGTTAAACAtgtagatgatgatgatgatgattacgGTAACGCGGAGGAGACTGAAGAATCAGAGGAAGAACATGTAAAACATGTAGATGATGATTACGAGGAggatgaagatgatgaggatgaagatgaagatgatgatgatgatgattacaCAATGCCTAAACACTTTTTACCCAAGTACAATTACAACT CTGTGCAAGGCAAAACCAATTCAATTTGGGGATGA